A window from Nitrospirota bacterium encodes these proteins:
- the rpoB gene encoding DNA-directed RNA polymerase subunit beta: protein MSNPIIKGCIERKDFSKLPSKIEIPELLEIQKKSFEKFLQKDVAHEHKEEMGLQAAFDSVFPISDFNGTAILRFTEYSLGEPKYEIWECIERGMTFAAPLKIRVNLEILEKDEKSGARSTKEVREQWVYLGELPLMTDNGTFIINGTERVVVSQLQRSPGTFFTHDKGRTHISGKVLFSARIIPYRGSWLDFEFDTKDILHARIDRRRKFPVTILLKAIGYSTHDILKLYYPIEDIAIRNSKFYSKVDAKVINGSRIPYDILSEQTGEVVVKKSSRITYGILKKLDNQGIKEVPVTAEDMVGRIIFDDVVDSSTGEVIVGSNTILTDVLVEKILQSGIEKINLLYIDNFQNFTIIRDTLSHETIESQESAIIEIYKRLRPGESPTSETAKIIFDNLFFNSRRYDLAPVGRLKLNKKLGIDVPLSQRTLTPQDIVETIRYLVNLKSNKGEIDDIDHLGNRRVRCVGELLENQFRIGLSRMERSIKERMNILDLESALPHDLINAKSVIAAVKEFFGSSQLSQFMDQTNPLSEITHKRRLSALGPGGLTRERAGFEVRDVHPTHYGRICPIETPEGPNIGLITSLSTYARVNEFGFIESPYRKVLNGKVSDDVIYLSAIDGDKYYIAQANTPVNDAGNILSETVSARFGGDFVTVPSDKVEFMDVSPKQIVSVATSLIPFLENDDANRALMGSNMQRQAVPLIHTDAPLVGTGMEKIVARDSGRVVLSKRHGIVEYVDANRIVVRAEEEKTNEKSKKERHLSDGISLDTYNLTKFKRSNQNTCINQKPIVSAGQKVAKGEVLADGPATSQGELALGQNILVAFMPWEGYNFEDAIIISERLVKDDRYTSIHIEEFEIESRDTKLGKEEITRDIPNVSEELLRNLDESGIVRIGAEVVPGDILVAKVAPKGETQLTPEEKLLRAIFGEKAGDVKDVSLTVPPGIEGTVVDVKIFSRKGVEKDERSKSIENDEVSKLQKEQQEEIRIIEDERNRRLRRFFIGKTVGKAVTASDKKKVLLPKSRELSENILKEINDEDLMDIVLDNQDDIDKLEEICNYSQQQTELLQAFYEDKIGRVRKGDELPPGVIKLVKVYIAIKRKLAVGDKMAGRHGNKGVVSVIMPEEDMPYLADGTPVEMILNPLGVPSRMNVGQILETHLGWAAKALGIHVTTPVFDGASENEIIDLLKDGGRSVTGQATLYDGRKGEPFDREVTVGYMYMMKLHHLVDDKIHARSIGPYSLVTQQPLGGKAQFGGQRLGEMEVWALQAYGAAATLQEFLTVKSDDVPGRSKMYEAIVKGENFLTPGLPESFNVLIKELQSLGLDVELLKSKDGN, encoded by the coding sequence ATGAGTAATCCCATTATTAAAGGTTGTATAGAAAGAAAAGATTTTTCAAAACTTCCTTCAAAAATTGAGATTCCTGAGCTATTGGAGATTCAGAAAAAATCATTTGAAAAGTTTCTTCAGAAGGATGTAGCTCATGAACACAAGGAGGAAATGGGACTGCAGGCGGCGTTCGACAGTGTTTTTCCTATCTCAGATTTCAATGGGACAGCAATATTAAGATTTACTGAATATTCTCTTGGCGAGCCAAAATATGAGATATGGGAATGTATTGAGAGGGGGATGACATTTGCCGCGCCCTTAAAGATCAGGGTTAATTTAGAGATCCTGGAAAAGGATGAAAAAAGCGGCGCCAGAAGTACAAAAGAGGTCAGAGAACAATGGGTCTATCTTGGTGAGCTGCCTCTTATGACAGATAACGGTACTTTTATAATTAACGGAACAGAAAGGGTCGTAGTCAGTCAGCTTCAGCGCTCCCCTGGAACTTTCTTCACGCATGATAAGGGACGGACTCATATAAGCGGAAAGGTGTTGTTTTCAGCAAGAATAATTCCATACAGGGGCTCATGGCTTGATTTCGAGTTTGACACCAAGGATATCCTTCATGCAAGAATTGACAGGCGCAGGAAGTTCCCTGTGACTATATTGTTGAAGGCTATTGGTTATTCTACGCATGATATATTGAAACTTTACTATCCAATTGAAGATATAGCTATCCGTAATAGTAAATTCTACAGCAAGGTTGATGCAAAAGTTATTAATGGAAGCAGGATACCATATGATATTTTAAGTGAGCAGACAGGTGAGGTTGTTGTTAAAAAGAGCAGCAGGATTACCTATGGAATATTAAAGAAATTAGATAATCAGGGCATAAAAGAAGTGCCGGTGACTGCTGAGGACATGGTGGGCCGGATAATATTTGATGATGTAGTTGACTCATCTACAGGCGAGGTTATCGTCGGAAGCAATACAATTTTAACTGATGTCCTTGTTGAAAAGATATTGCAATCAGGAATAGAAAAGATAAATCTTCTTTATATAGATAATTTTCAGAATTTTACTATCATCAGGGATACGTTATCACATGAAACCATAGAGTCGCAGGAGAGCGCTATAATTGAAATATACAAGAGGCTGCGTCCTGGTGAGAGTCCGACTTCTGAAACTGCAAAGATAATATTTGATAATCTTTTTTTCAATTCCAGGCGTTATGATCTTGCCCCTGTGGGGAGGCTCAAGTTAAATAAGAAGCTTGGCATTGATGTGCCTCTGAGCCAGAGAACCCTTACACCTCAGGACATAGTAGAGACGATACGATACCTTGTTAACCTTAAATCCAACAAGGGTGAGATTGATGATATAGATCATCTTGGAAACAGGAGGGTCAGATGTGTCGGTGAACTCCTGGAAAATCAGTTCCGGATCGGCCTCTCGCGTATGGAGAGGAGCATCAAGGAGCGCATGAATATACTGGATCTTGAGAGCGCCCTTCCGCATGACCTTATTAATGCCAAATCGGTTATAGCCGCTGTAAAGGAGTTTTTCGGCAGCAGTCAGCTTTCTCAGTTTATGGATCAAACGAATCCTTTGTCCGAAATTACACATAAAAGGAGGTTGTCTGCTCTTGGTCCCGGCGGTCTGACGAGAGAGAGGGCTGGATTTGAAGTCCGGGATGTCCATCCGACTCATTATGGCCGCATATGTCCTATTGAAACTCCTGAGGGACCTAATATCGGTCTTATAACGTCACTATCCACCTATGCACGGGTCAATGAATTTGGATTTATTGAATCGCCGTACAGGAAGGTTTTAAACGGCAAGGTTTCTGATGACGTAATCTATCTTTCAGCTATTGATGGTGATAAATATTATATCGCTCAGGCCAATACGCCTGTAAATGATGCCGGTAACATTTTATCAGAAACTGTATCTGCACGTTTTGGAGGAGATTTTGTTACGGTTCCTTCAGATAAGGTCGAGTTTATGGATGTATCCCCTAAACAGATAGTAAGTGTTGCAACATCGCTGATACCGTTCCTTGAGAATGATGATGCTAACAGGGCATTAATGGGATCCAATATGCAGAGACAGGCTGTACCTCTCATACACACTGATGCGCCCCTGGTTGGTACAGGTATGGAGAAAATAGTGGCAAGAGATTCAGGCCGGGTAGTCCTTTCAAAGCGTCATGGAATTGTTGAATATGTTGATGCAAACCGCATAGTAGTCAGGGCTGAGGAAGAAAAGACAAATGAGAAGTCAAAGAAAGAGAGGCATCTGTCTGATGGGATCAGTCTTGATACTTATAATCTTACCAAGTTTAAACGGTCTAATCAGAATACCTGCATTAATCAGAAACCAATTGTTTCAGCTGGCCAGAAGGTTGCCAAGGGAGAGGTGCTGGCAGATGGGCCGGCAACCAGTCAGGGAGAGCTTGCTTTGGGACAGAACATACTTGTGGCCTTTATGCCATGGGAAGGTTATAACTTTGAAGATGCTATTATAATCAGCGAAAGGCTTGTGAAAGATGACAGATACACATCAATACATATTGAAGAGTTTGAGATCGAGTCAAGGGACACAAAACTTGGAAAAGAAGAAATAACCAGAGATATACCTAACGTCAGCGAAGAATTATTAAGAAATCTGGATGAGAGCGGAATTGTCCGTATAGGGGCTGAAGTAGTTCCGGGGGATATACTGGTTGCCAAGGTTGCGCCAAAGGGTGAAACACAGCTGACACCGGAAGAAAAGCTCTTAAGGGCGATATTTGGTGAAAAGGCCGGGGATGTAAAGGATGTTTCTCTGACAGTACCGCCTGGCATTGAGGGTACTGTCGTTGATGTCAAAATATTCTCAAGAAAAGGTGTTGAAAAGGATGAACGTTCAAAGAGTATAGAAAATGATGAGGTCTCAAAACTCCAGAAGGAGCAGCAGGAAGAAATACGTATAATAGAGGATGAGCGCAACAGAAGGCTGAGGAGGTTTTTCATCGGCAAGACGGTTGGTAAGGCCGTAACAGCTTCAGATAAGAAGAAGGTTCTCCTGCCGAAGTCCAGGGAGCTCAGTGAAAATATACTAAAGGAAATAAATGATGAGGATCTTATGGATATCGTGCTGGATAATCAGGATGATATTGATAAGCTCGAGGAGATTTGCAATTATTCACAGCAGCAGACAGAGCTTCTGCAGGCCTTCTATGAGGACAAGATAGGAAGGGTTAGAAAGGGTGATGAGCTGCCGCCCGGTGTGATAAAGCTGGTCAAGGTTTATATCGCAATTAAAAGAAAACTTGCTGTTGGTGACAAGATGGCGGGACGGCATGGTAATAAGGGTGTAGTGTCAGTAATCATGCCGGAAGAAGATATGCCTTATCTTGCCGATGGTACGCCAGTGGAGATGATTCTGAATCCTCTTGGTGTTCCATCCAGGATGAATGTGGGACAGATTCTGGAAACACATTTAGGCTGGGCAGCAAAGGCGCTTGGTATTCATGTAACAACACCGGTATTTGATGGTGCGTCTGAGAATGAGATAATAGACCTGCTCAAGGACGGCGGCCGCTCTGTTACCGGTCAGGCGACATTGTACGACGGCCGTAAGGGAGAGCCTTTTGACAGGGAAGTAACGGTTGGTTATATGTACATGATGAAATTGCACCACCTGGTAGATGACAAGATACATGCCCGGTCTATTGGTCCTTATTCACTTGTTACTCAGCAGCCTCTCGGCGGGAAGGCGCAATTCGGAGGACAGAGGCTTGGAGAGATGGAGGTCTGGGCGCTGCAGGCCTATGGAGCCGCAGCAACGCTTCAGGAATTTCTTACTGTCAAATCAGATGATGTCCCGGGACGTTCAAAAATGTATGAGGCAATTGTAAAAGGCGAGAATTTTCTTACGCCCGGACTGCCTGAATCATTTAACGTGCTGATAAAAGAGTTGCAGAGCCTTGGGCTGGATGTGGAATTGCTTAAGTCCAAGGACGGAAATTAA
- the rplL gene encoding 50S ribosomal protein L7/L12 — translation MAENLTIEDVLTFIDNMKVLDLAEFVKKIEERYGVSAAAAMPVAVAGVAAGGGGAAAVEEKTSFDVILSSAGDKKIQVIKVVRELTNLGLKEAKDLVDGAPKTVKEGVSKEDAEAMKAKLVEQGAQVEIK, via the coding sequence ATGGCAGAGAATTTAACGATAGAAGATGTCCTTACATTTATAGATAATATGAAGGTTTTGGACCTGGCAGAGTTTGTAAAAAAGATTGAAGAGAGATATGGTGTTTCTGCTGCAGCTGCTATGCCGGTTGCGGTTGCAGGTGTTGCTGCAGGTGGTGGTGGGGCAGCAGCAGTTGAAGAAAAGACCAGCTTTGATGTGATATTAAGCAGTGCAGGCGACAAGAAGATCCAGGTAATCAAGGTTGTAAGGGAGTTGACCAATCTGGGACTCAAGGAGGCCAAGGACCTCGTTGATGGCGCCCCTAAGACTGTTAAGGAAGGTGTATCAAAGGAAGACGCAGAGGCTATGAAGGCTAAACTTGTTGAGCAGGGTGCGCAGGTGGAAATAAAGTAA
- a CDS encoding 50S ribosomal protein L10 gives MAVQSGKKNKAKLIKDLNDKFSRATSVILTDYKGLNVKDLSDVRNRLRGCSAEYKVVKNTLALRAAEGTGVQGLNDYFTGTTGVVMSYGDIVTPMKTLLDYSGKLAAFKIKAGVLEGAVLSPAMIKEVANLPSREVLLSKALGSMMAPMSGLASTLHGVLRQFVYVINAVKQSKEN, from the coding sequence TTGGCGGTACAATCCGGTAAAAAAAATAAGGCAAAGTTAATAAAAGATCTGAATGATAAATTCAGTCGCGCAACGTCGGTAATTCTTACTGATTATAAAGGTCTGAATGTAAAAGACCTGTCAGATGTTCGCAATCGTCTGAGGGGCTGCAGTGCGGAATATAAGGTGGTAAAAAATACCCTTGCGCTTCGTGCAGCAGAAGGCACTGGTGTTCAGGGTCTGAATGATTACTTTACGGGTACTACAGGTGTGGTCATGAGTTATGGTGATATCGTCACACCGATGAAGACCCTGCTCGATTATTCGGGCAAACTCGCCGCTTTCAAGATAAAGGCGGGTGTGCTGGAAGGGGCTGTGCTGAGTCCGGCGATGATTAAAGAAGTTGCGAATCTTCCTTCAAGGGAAGTCTTGCTCAGCAAGGCGCTCGGCAGCATGATGGCGCCTATGTCAGGACTGGCGTCCACGTTACACGGAGTCTTAAGGCAGTTTGTCTACGTAATTAATGCAGTGAAACAGTCTAAAGAAAACTAA
- a CDS encoding 50S ribosomal protein L1, giving the protein MGKKYEASLEKVERNKVYTLEEAIKAAKEIAWAKFDETVDLAVRLGVDPRHSDQMVRGAVVLPHGTGKSVKVVTFAKGEKEREARDAGADFVGAEDLAEKITNGWLDFDFAVATPDIMALVGKLGKILGPRGLMPNPKLGTVTFEVGKAIRDIKSGKVEYRVDKTAIIHVPVGKVSFDSRKLFENAISVMESIVKSKPATSKGRYLKSITVSSTMGPGIKVDPVAVGNLFE; this is encoded by the coding sequence ATGGGTAAGAAATATGAGGCAAGTCTTGAGAAGGTTGAAAGAAATAAGGTGTATACCCTGGAAGAGGCAATCAAGGCGGCCAAGGAAATTGCATGGGCTAAGTTTGACGAAACGGTTGATCTGGCTGTCCGTCTTGGTGTGGACCCGAGGCATTCTGACCAGATGGTTAGAGGGGCGGTTGTACTTCCTCATGGAACCGGGAAGAGTGTGAAAGTGGTGACCTTCGCAAAGGGTGAGAAGGAGAGGGAGGCGAGGGATGCAGGCGCAGACTTTGTTGGAGCGGAAGACCTTGCTGAAAAAATAACTAATGGCTGGCTTGATTTTGATTTTGCAGTTGCTACTCCGGATATTATGGCGCTGGTCGGTAAGCTCGGTAAGATATTGGGGCCGCGTGGTTTGATGCCGAATCCCAAGCTTGGAACTGTGACTTTCGAGGTAGGCAAGGCTATTCGCGATATTAAGTCAGGTAAAGTTGAATACAGAGTTGACAAGACTGCTATTATTCACGTCCCTGTCGGAAAGGTCTCCTTTGACAGCAGGAAACTCTTCGAAAATGCTATTTCTGTTATGGAATCTATTGTTAAAAGTAAACCGGCTACAAGTAAAGGACGTTATCTTAAGAGCATAACTGTTTCTTCTACAATGGGGCCGGGTATTAAGGTAGATCCTGTAGCAGTAGGTAACCTGTTTGAGTAA
- the rplK gene encoding 50S ribosomal protein L11 yields the protein MAKEVIRNIKLQLPAGKANPAPPVGPALGQHGVNIMEFCKAFNAKTQGQEGTIIPVLINVYSDRSFDFILKTPPASELLKKAAGIVKGSGTPNKDKVGKLTAAQVREIAKSKMSDLNCHDIDAAYNIIAGTARSMGIEIS from the coding sequence ATGGCAAAAGAAGTTATAAGAAACATTAAACTGCAGCTTCCTGCAGGAAAGGCTAATCCTGCACCACCAGTTGGACCGGCGCTAGGTCAGCATGGTGTCAATATTATGGAATTCTGCAAGGCATTTAATGCAAAAACTCAGGGTCAGGAAGGCACCATAATTCCTGTTCTGATAAATGTATATTCTGACAGGTCATTTGATTTTATATTAAAGACTCCTCCGGCGTCTGAGCTCTTAAAGAAGGCAGCTGGAATTGTCAAGGGGTCAGGTACTCCTAATAAGGATAAGGTAGGAAAACTGACTGCTGCACAGGTTCGTGAAATAGCTAAAAGCAAGATGTCTGATTTGAATTGTCATGACATAGATGCAGCATACAATATAATTGCAGGGACAGCCAGAAGTATGGGAATAGAAATTAGTTGA
- the nusG gene encoding transcription termination/antitermination factor NusG — MTKEWFVLHTYSGFENKVRAGINERVETLGLKDKFGQILIPTENVVELKEGKKRVATKKVFPGYILIEMEMSDETWNLVTNIPKVTGFVGGGGAPSPLSEKEIEHIIQQMDASVSTPRSRVQFSRGDAVRIIVEPFLGFNGTVDEVDLDHGKVKVLVSIFGRATPVELDFLQVEKL; from the coding sequence ATGACAAAAGAGTGGTTTGTATTACATACCTATTCAGGATTTGAAAACAAGGTCAGGGCCGGTATTAATGAAAGGGTTGAGACCCTCGGGTTAAAGGATAAGTTTGGGCAGATACTTATTCCTACAGAGAATGTTGTAGAATTAAAGGAAGGCAAGAAGAGGGTTGCTACGAAAAAGGTGTTCCCGGGCTATATATTAATTGAGATGGAGATGTCAGATGAGACATGGAACCTGGTCACAAATATCCCAAAGGTGACAGGGTTTGTCGGAGGCGGGGGCGCCCCTTCGCCTTTGTCAGAGAAGGAGATTGAACACATTATCCAGCAGATGGATGCAAGTGTTTCAACGCCGAGAAGCAGGGTGCAATTCAGCAGAGGAGACGCTGTCAGGATTATTGTTGAGCCATTTTTGGGATTTAATGGTACTGTAGACGAGGTTGACCTTGATCATGGTAAGGTAAAGGTGTTGGTTAGTATATTTGGCCGTGCAACACCGGTGGAACTGGATTTTCTTCAGGTTGAGAAATTATGA
- the secE gene encoding preprotein translocase subunit SecE, giving the protein MFAKIIESIKVFAEEVRIELKKVTFPTKDETLGTTAVVLVLVSLATVYLWVIDVALSEIIAKILP; this is encoded by the coding sequence ATGTTTGCTAAGATAATTGAAAGTATCAAGGTGTTTGCAGAGGAAGTCAGGATAGAATTAAAGAAGGTGACCTTTCCGACTAAGGATGAGACATTGGGTACGACTGCTGTTGTGCTGGTGCTCGTATCATTAGCAACTGTGTATTTATGGGTAATTGATGTTGCATTGTCAGAGATAATAGCAAAGATTCTGCCATAA